One genomic region from SAR92 clade bacterium H455 encodes:
- the pilQ gene encoding type IV pilus secretin PilQ: MISRIKRNIYFLLALLPGLAGAATQVTDIEFASLQGDQFEIRLQFSEQPPETNAYEIGNPARLVVDFPGVESSLSQKKYALGFENANEAVIISDGSRTRLIVNLNQSIPFEIDSDNNSVTVRAGAGTGIETNLSSRSDSLAAVASQVALSQGSSTANTAVTTALKHNALAVTDVDFRRGEDGSGSIHISLSQPSVNVDIDRSNHQIQLSFYQTELPDQFDRRLDVVDFATPVKTIDSKQEGTTTTVTIDASGQYDYLAYQADGQYVVNIKPLTDAEVEEQSKKFAFSGERLTLDFQDIEVRSVLQIIAEFTSLNLVASDTVTGNITLWLDDVPWDQALEIILKAKGLDKRQEGNVLMVAPAAEIAEQERLQVEANKQLQELAPLETTFVRIKYADAAEIFELFTASRSDEGQSSGGGREGNATTTILSERGSAIVDERTNTIILTDTEDKINAFKRLIDEIDVPIKQVLIEARIVIANTDFKKELGVTWGLAGIDKLAGSTTSSAFGDRTLGFSGRRSGLAPGAGVKESFTYSADEIETDNGADGVPGGGDDGPTTYTRAFDFGLGDSLAVDLGVANPTGSFSLGYLTDNFLIDLELSALESDGFGEIVSQPKVLTGDKQQAVIKSGTEIAYQKATSSGATSIEFKEAVLQLEVTPQITPDNRIIMDLLVSQDSVGAFTPTGEPSIDITQIETQALVGNGQTLVLGGIFQTEEVNGTEKVPLLGDLPLLGKLFRNDLRNIEKREILIFITPKIIDDNLLDR, translated from the coding sequence ATGATCAGTCGAATCAAACGCAACATCTATTTTTTATTGGCGCTTTTGCCGGGACTTGCTGGTGCAGCAACTCAGGTAACAGATATTGAATTTGCTTCTCTTCAAGGAGATCAGTTTGAGATCAGATTGCAGTTTTCCGAGCAGCCACCCGAGACCAACGCCTATGAGATTGGCAATCCCGCACGTTTGGTTGTAGATTTTCCTGGAGTCGAAAGCAGTTTGTCGCAAAAAAAATATGCCTTGGGTTTTGAAAATGCCAATGAGGCTGTGATTATTTCAGATGGTAGCCGGACGCGACTTATAGTTAATCTTAATCAATCCATACCTTTTGAAATAGACAGCGACAATAACAGCGTTACTGTGCGCGCAGGTGCTGGAACTGGTATTGAAACCAACTTATCAAGCCGGTCTGATTCACTGGCGGCAGTTGCTTCTCAAGTAGCTCTTTCACAGGGATCTAGCACTGCTAATACAGCTGTTACTACAGCGCTTAAGCACAATGCTTTAGCTGTCACCGATGTGGATTTCCGTCGCGGCGAAGATGGTTCAGGTAGCATACATATTAGTCTTAGCCAGCCCTCGGTTAATGTGGATATTGATCGCAGCAATCACCAGATTCAACTGTCTTTTTATCAGACTGAGTTGCCCGATCAATTCGATAGGCGTCTCGATGTTGTGGATTTCGCCACGCCAGTTAAGACCATCGATAGCAAGCAAGAGGGCACCACTACCACTGTGACTATCGACGCCTCTGGGCAATATGACTATCTCGCCTATCAAGCCGATGGTCAATATGTGGTTAATATCAAGCCGCTCACCGATGCTGAAGTTGAGGAGCAATCGAAAAAGTTTGCCTTTAGTGGCGAGCGTTTAACTCTGGATTTTCAAGATATTGAGGTGCGCTCAGTACTGCAAATTATCGCTGAATTCACCTCACTGAACCTGGTGGCCAGTGACACGGTCACGGGTAATATTACGCTGTGGTTGGATGATGTGCCCTGGGATCAGGCTCTGGAAATTATTCTTAAAGCCAAGGGCCTAGATAAGCGTCAGGAAGGCAATGTTCTGATGGTCGCGCCAGCAGCTGAAATTGCCGAGCAGGAGCGCCTGCAGGTTGAGGCCAACAAACAGCTTCAGGAATTAGCCCCACTGGAAACGACTTTTGTGCGGATTAAATATGCTGACGCCGCAGAAATTTTTGAATTGTTTACCGCCAGCCGCAGCGATGAGGGTCAGTCCAGTGGTGGCGGTCGTGAAGGCAACGCCACTACCACTATCTTGTCAGAGCGCGGCAGTGCCATAGTCGACGAGCGCACTAACACAATCATTCTCACCGATACAGAAGATAAGATTAATGCTTTTAAACGTCTGATCGATGAAATTGATGTACCGATTAAGCAGGTATTAATTGAAGCGCGTATTGTCATTGCCAATACCGACTTCAAAAAAGAGCTCGGCGTAACCTGGGGCTTGGCAGGTATTGATAAGCTTGCTGGTAGTACCACTAGCAGTGCATTTGGTGATCGAACTCTGGGTTTTTCCGGGCGTAGATCTGGGCTTGCACCTGGTGCTGGTGTAAAGGAAAGTTTCACTTATTCTGCTGATGAGATAGAAACGGATAACGGTGCTGATGGGGTGCCGGGGGGTGGTGATGATGGCCCAACGACCTATACCAGAGCTTTTGACTTTGGCTTGGGTGACAGCTTGGCGGTAGATCTCGGTGTCGCCAATCCCACCGGTTCTTTCAGTCTTGGTTACCTAACCGATAATTTCCTCATTGATCTAGAGCTGAGCGCCTTAGAGTCCGATGGCTTTGGCGAAATTGTCTCCCAGCCAAAAGTACTTACCGGCGACAAGCAGCAAGCGGTGATTAAATCGGGAACTGAAATAGCCTACCAAAAGGCTACCTCGAGCGGCGCAACTAGCATAGAATTCAAGGAAGCGGTGTTACAGTTAGAGGTTACCCCTCAGATCACACCGGACAATAGAATTATCATGGATTTGCTGGTTTCACAGGATTCAGTAGGTGCGTTTACTCCCACAGGAGAGCCGTCGATCGATATTACTCAGATCGAAACTCAGGCATTGGTCGGCAACGGGCAAACACTGGTATTAGGGGGTATTTTTCAAACAGAAGAAGTTAATGGCACAGAGAAGGTACCATTGCTGGGTGATTTACCCTTGTTGGGTAAGTTGTTTCGAAATGACCTGCGCAATATTGAAAAACGTGAAATACTTATTTTCATAACACCTAAAATAATTGACGATAATTTGCTGGATCGATGA
- a CDS encoding pilus assembly protein PilP, with protein sequence MSNHFVVIALVSLVSLAGCSSDRQHSDLDKKMSDARTRPQGVIEPLPEYPAAERFNYSVLALRSPFEAPAIITGDEKISGKAVSAPDQSRAKEPLELINYTSLSMVGILAKGNTMWALVDDGGGKVHRVTDGNYLGRNFGLITHINRREIELIETVPDGKGGWINRPRTMAMEE encoded by the coding sequence GTGAGCAATCATTTTGTAGTAATAGCTTTAGTCTCTTTGGTCAGTCTTGCGGGATGTTCAAGTGACCGCCAGCACAGTGATCTGGATAAGAAAATGAGCGATGCGCGCACTAGACCTCAGGGCGTTATAGAGCCACTTCCTGAATATCCAGCGGCGGAGCGCTTTAATTATTCTGTCCTGGCATTGCGCAGTCCTTTTGAGGCACCAGCCATTATCACTGGAGATGAAAAAATTTCGGGTAAAGCGGTGTCGGCCCCCGATCAATCGAGAGCCAAAGAACCCCTCGAACTAATTAATTATACATCTCTCTCCATGGTCGGAATACTGGCCAAAGGTAATACGATGTGGGCGCTTGTGGACGATGGTGGAGGCAAGGTTCATCGCGTAACAGACGGCAATTATTTAGGTAGAAATTTTGGCTTAATCACGCATATAAATCGCCGTGAGATCGAGCTTATCGAAACCGTTCCGGACGGTAAAGGCGGATGGATTAACCGACCGCGCACAATGGCCATGGAAGAATGA
- a CDS encoding type 4a pilus biogenesis protein PilO produces MSFKESLNELKDIDFADLDIQQIGVWPAALKTVLVASILLLIIGLGYFLKIKDISLLTERAVAQERELLQQYQSKAFLAANLDAYRQQMIELDETFGALLKQLPKDTEVPGLLEDITEVAYGSGLVMKSINLQPERISEFYVELPIKIDVTGDYHDFGSFVSGVASLPRIVTLHDYVIKQSDGSRLNMQIDARTYRYKAEAEQ; encoded by the coding sequence ATGTCATTTAAAGAGAGTCTAAATGAGCTTAAGGATATCGACTTCGCCGATCTGGATATTCAGCAGATTGGCGTTTGGCCTGCGGCATTAAAAACCGTTTTAGTCGCATCAATCCTGTTGCTGATCATTGGCTTGGGTTATTTTTTAAAGATCAAGGATATTAGTCTTTTAACTGAGCGAGCTGTTGCCCAAGAGCGCGAGTTACTGCAGCAGTACCAGAGTAAAGCCTTTCTCGCAGCTAATCTGGATGCTTACCGTCAGCAGATGATTGAGCTGGATGAAACTTTTGGCGCACTGCTCAAGCAACTGCCCAAGGATACAGAGGTACCCGGCCTCTTAGAAGATATTACTGAGGTTGCCTATGGCAGCGGTCTAGTGATGAAGTCAATCAATTTACAGCCGGAAAGGATTTCAGAATTCTATGTGGAGTTGCCAATCAAAATAGATGTCACAGGCGACTATCATGACTTTGGCTCCTTTGTCAGTGGTGTCGCTTCACTGCCGCGCATAGTTACTCTCCATGATTACGTAATCAAGCAATCTGATGGCTCTCGCCTGAATATGCAGATCGATGCTCGGACCTACAGATATAAAGCGGAGGCAGAACAGTGA
- a CDS encoding PilN domain-containing protein, with translation MTTINLLPWREEARELQRKAFLGKLIASALSGFALVLLWVFLAQNQLDNQNSRNSYLQSNIAEMDKKVAEISQLKNKKQEMLSRMKVIQDLQGNRSEIVKIFDELVRAVPDGTYLDSLELSEATFKVSGYSESNSRISTLMRNLDMSHKYANSNLTRVQHDARMGEQGSVFDLQVEIERPAPAGPERSLQ, from the coding sequence ATGACGACAATTAATCTACTCCCCTGGCGGGAAGAAGCACGTGAGTTACAGCGCAAAGCGTTTCTCGGCAAGCTGATTGCCTCTGCCCTTAGCGGTTTTGCGCTGGTTCTTTTATGGGTCTTTTTGGCTCAGAACCAATTGGATAATCAGAACTCAAGGAACAGCTATCTGCAGTCAAATATTGCTGAGATGGATAAAAAGGTTGCCGAAATCAGCCAGTTAAAAAACAAGAAGCAGGAAATGCTGTCGAGAATGAAAGTTATTCAGGATCTACAGGGTAACCGTTCTGAGATTGTAAAAATATTTGACGAACTGGTTCGCGCAGTGCCCGACGGCACCTATTTGGACTCACTGGAACTCAGCGAAGCGACCTTTAAAGTATCTGGTTACTCCGAGTCCAATAGTCGCATTTCTACCCTTATGAGAAATCTGGATATGTCTCATAAATACGCTAATTCAAATCTCACCAGAGTACAGCATGATGCAAGAATGGGTGAGCAGGGTAGCGTTTTTGATTTGCAGGTGGAGATAGAGAGACCTGCGCCAGCAGGACCAGAAAGATCGCTTCAATAG
- a CDS encoding pilus assembly protein PilM: MDFFDFFAKPSKPILGMDISSSAVKLIELSKAGDSFKVEAYRVLPLPPNTIVDKNIADLDALSETIAAVVKRSGSKLTDIVAAVSSSSVITKEIELPAGLTELQMEMQIEVEADQYIPYPMEEVAFDFDVLGEAENNPDLVRVLLAACRQENVEHRRQAIEMAGFNPKVIDVESFAVERAYKLIEGQLDEVSDQVVAIADIGASVFSFTVLVDGKIIYSREQQFGGKELTEEIQRRYGLSWEEAGEAKRKGGLPEDYATEVLAPFKESLVQHITRSLQFFYSSSHFNYVDQLFLAGGVSALEGLVDEVEQVIGLPTAVANPFANMQLHKSINPTALANDAPAMLLAVGLAMRSFD, encoded by the coding sequence ATGGATTTTTTCGATTTTTTCGCCAAGCCCTCGAAGCCTATATTGGGAATGGATATTTCCTCGTCAGCGGTCAAGCTGATTGAGCTGAGCAAGGCCGGAGACAGCTTTAAAGTCGAGGCCTACCGCGTTCTTCCCCTGCCGCCAAATACCATAGTTGATAAAAATATAGCTGATCTCGACGCCCTGTCAGAGACTATCGCCGCAGTGGTAAAGCGCTCCGGTAGCAAACTCACCGATATAGTGGCAGCAGTGTCCTCCTCTTCGGTGATTACCAAAGAGATTGAATTACCCGCGGGTCTCACTGAGTTGCAGATGGAAATGCAAATCGAAGTGGAAGCCGATCAATATATCCCCTACCCAATGGAAGAAGTGGCCTTCGACTTCGATGTCTTGGGCGAAGCCGAAAACAATCCCGATTTAGTCCGAGTGCTGTTAGCCGCCTGTCGCCAAGAAAATGTTGAACATCGCCGTCAGGCTATAGAGATGGCAGGTTTCAATCCGAAAGTCATCGATGTCGAGAGCTTTGCGGTGGAGCGCGCCTACAAGCTTATTGAGGGGCAGCTGGACGAGGTCAGTGATCAGGTGGTTGCCATTGCCGATATAGGGGCCAGCGTCTTTAGCTTTACCGTACTGGTGGACGGAAAAATCATCTACAGTAGAGAGCAGCAGTTTGGCGGCAAGGAGCTCACCGAAGAAATTCAGCGGCGCTACGGACTCTCCTGGGAGGAAGCCGGAGAGGCAAAACGCAAAGGGGGGCTGCCGGAAGACTATGCCACGGAAGTCTTGGCACCGTTCAAAGAGTCTCTAGTGCAACACATAACTCGCTCACTGCAATTTTTTTATAGCTCCAGTCACTTTAATTATGTCGATCAGCTTTTCTTGGCCGGGGGTGTTTCGGCACTGGAGGGGTTGGTAGATGAAGTTGAGCAGGTTATAGGTCTACCGACGGCGGTGGCCAACCCCTTTGCCAATATGCAATTGCACAAGTCAATCAACCCAACTGCCCTGGCTAATGATGCACCAGCTATGCTGCTTGCCGTGGGCTTAGCCATGAGGAGTTTTGATTAA
- a CDS encoding penicillin-binding protein 1A — protein sequence MRRLIKPLALLALLGIGGFLVVASCLYLYLSPKLPSVEELKEIELQIPLRIYSQDLKVIAEFGEKKRSPVSFDEIPQPMIDAFLAAEDDGFFEHSGIAVTGLLRAAGELITTGRIRSGGSTITMQVARNFFLSNRQEFTRKFNEILLAFKIEEGLTKQEILSLYTNKIYFGNRAYGIGAAANVYYGKKLNQLTLAESAMIAGLPKAPSSYNPIANPERALIRRNWILKRMLFLDNITEEQYQVALQEPDRASYHGSISELSAAYVAEMVRQQVVDKFGLKAYTEGYSAITTIDSTMQKQGVSAVQIGILAYDQRHGYRGPEETAVAEEEWSELLSKTSTFGTLEPVIVSDVADDRLWVLNRGGDIEELNWLDGLKDLRLYKTVNTRSAPITSAEDLFSRGDLIRIIRRDDGSPTLAQMPEVQAALVALNPQDGAIRTLVGGFDFRHSRFNRVTQALRQPGSNFKPFIYAAALNSGFTPASIINDAPVVFNDKNLEDMWRPENDGGKFYGPTRLREALYRSRNMVSIRLLRRMGIDRTLEGLQAFGFDTGDMPIDLSLALGSHALTPLKVASAYNIIANGGYSVSPYVLDTVIDRDGNIIYQATPKTLCNSCETGTVDSETNPVALAADPSNTDAKAYSAAVNQVDMQLEELLNSLADESIAEEERKSLEVIKRALQQRPTDKAAKPRADRVVNKQTAFLIDSMLKDVISRGTGVKAKVLKRTDLAGKTGTTNGPRDAWFSGYSPHLTVTTWVGFDNNAKIGRNEYGGSAALPIWIDFARQALEGKPDIERPQPDGIVMVKIDAKTGKRVAPNKSGIFEFFRTENVPELIGGETLPGGAVNSLPDDLF from the coding sequence ATGCGAAGACTGATTAAACCCCTAGCGCTGCTAGCCCTCCTTGGAATAGGCGGCTTCCTTGTCGTCGCCTCTTGTTTGTACCTCTACCTTAGCCCAAAACTCCCATCAGTCGAGGAACTAAAGGAGATCGAGTTACAAATTCCACTGCGAATCTATTCACAAGATTTGAAAGTTATTGCGGAGTTCGGCGAAAAGAAGCGTTCGCCAGTATCATTCGACGAAATACCTCAACCAATGATCGATGCGTTTCTTGCCGCCGAGGATGACGGATTCTTTGAACACAGCGGAATCGCTGTAACTGGCCTACTTCGCGCCGCAGGTGAATTGATTACTACGGGCCGAATACGAAGCGGTGGCAGCACTATCACCATGCAGGTGGCGCGCAACTTCTTTCTCAGCAATCGCCAGGAATTTACCCGCAAATTCAACGAAATACTGCTCGCTTTTAAAATTGAGGAGGGCCTCACCAAGCAGGAGATACTCTCTCTTTATACCAATAAGATTTATTTCGGTAACAGAGCCTATGGCATTGGGGCTGCAGCCAACGTGTATTATGGTAAAAAACTCAATCAGCTGACCCTGGCAGAAAGCGCGATGATTGCAGGTCTGCCAAAAGCGCCTTCATCCTATAACCCCATAGCCAACCCCGAGCGCGCACTGATTCGTCGTAATTGGATACTCAAGCGCATGCTGTTCCTCGACAATATCACCGAGGAACAGTATCAAGTCGCCTTGCAAGAGCCTGATAGGGCTTCTTACCACGGCTCTATATCGGAACTCAGTGCCGCTTATGTTGCCGAAATGGTACGCCAGCAGGTAGTGGATAAATTTGGCCTTAAGGCCTATACCGAAGGCTACTCTGCAATCACCACCATAGATTCAACCATGCAAAAACAGGGGGTCAGTGCTGTGCAAATAGGCATTCTCGCCTATGACCAACGGCACGGTTACCGCGGCCCAGAAGAGACCGCAGTGGCGGAGGAGGAGTGGTCTGAATTACTGAGCAAGACATCAACGTTTGGCACACTCGAGCCGGTTATTGTCAGCGATGTGGCCGACGACCGCCTCTGGGTACTCAATCGCGGCGGCGATATTGAGGAGTTAAATTGGCTCGATGGGCTTAAAGATCTGCGACTCTACAAAACCGTCAATACCCGAAGTGCGCCCATTACCAGCGCCGAGGATCTATTTAGCCGCGGCGACTTGATTCGTATAATTCGTCGAGACGACGGCTCTCCCACTTTGGCTCAGATGCCTGAAGTACAGGCTGCACTGGTGGCGCTCAATCCTCAGGACGGCGCCATCCGCACATTGGTCGGTGGCTTTGATTTCCGCCACAGCCGCTTTAACCGAGTCACTCAGGCTCTGCGTCAGCCAGGGTCGAACTTCAAGCCCTTTATCTATGCCGCTGCACTCAACAGTGGTTTTACACCGGCTTCGATTATCAATGATGCGCCGGTAGTGTTTAACGATAAAAACTTAGAGGACATGTGGCGGCCGGAAAATGACGGCGGCAAGTTCTACGGCCCGACCCGCCTCCGCGAGGCGCTCTACCGCTCACGCAATATGGTGTCGATCAGACTGCTGCGCCGCATGGGTATTGATCGCACTCTGGAGGGTCTGCAGGCGTTTGGTTTTGATACGGGTGATATGCCTATAGATCTGTCTCTGGCTCTCGGAAGCCACGCCTTAACACCACTCAAAGTAGCCAGTGCCTATAATATTATTGCCAATGGCGGTTACAGTGTTTCTCCCTATGTGCTGGACACCGTGATCGACCGCGACGGCAATATTATCTATCAAGCGACACCAAAAACACTGTGCAATAGCTGTGAAACCGGCACAGTTGATAGTGAGACCAATCCTGTAGCCTTAGCCGCAGATCCATCTAACACTGATGCGAAAGCTTACTCCGCTGCAGTGAACCAAGTGGATATGCAACTGGAAGAATTGCTCAATAGCCTCGCCGATGAATCAATTGCCGAGGAAGAGCGCAAAAGCTTAGAAGTTATTAAGCGCGCACTGCAGCAGCGGCCAACCGACAAGGCGGCCAAGCCCAGGGCCGATAGAGTGGTCAATAAACAAACCGCTTTTCTGATCGACTCAATGTTAAAAGATGTCATTTCACGAGGCACGGGGGTCAAAGCAAAGGTGCTCAAGCGCACCGATCTTGCGGGTAAAACAGGTACTACCAACGGACCCAGAGATGCCTGGTTTTCTGGCTACTCGCCGCATCTGACCGTGACCACCTGGGTCGGATTCGACAACAATGCAAAGATCGGTCGCAATGAATACGGTGGATCAGCTGCACTACCGATTTGGATCGACTTTGCCCGTCAGGCTCTTGAGGGCAAGCCTGATATAGAGAGGCCGCAGCCGGACGGAATCGTTATGGTGAAAATAGACGCCAAAACCGGCAAGCGTGTGGCGCCAAATAAAAGCGGTATTTTTGAGTTTTTCAGAACAGAAAATGTGCCTGAATTGATCGGCGGAGAAACACTGCCAGGCGGCGCTGTTAATAGCCTGCCAGATGATCTGTTCTAG
- the yrfG gene encoding GMP/IMP nucleotidase — MTLNWRDIDTVLLDMDGTLLDLHFDTFFWLQHLPKRYAEQNNMSVEQVAKQLARRMDDFQGTLNWYCTDFWSEEFDLDILALKQEIDHLIGYRPHALSFLEVLGTHNKQRVLVTNAHRDSVDLKFALTGIDAHLDSVISSHDYGQPKEDQRFWRQLQENINFDPKRTLFIDDSEPVLRSAEKFGIAHLLSIEQPDSQNARRQPSNFPMLDSFAHLMTSEGLA, encoded by the coding sequence ATGACGCTAAATTGGCGCGACATCGACACCGTACTATTGGATATGGATGGCACATTGCTAGACCTGCACTTCGATACCTTTTTCTGGCTGCAACATCTGCCCAAACGCTATGCCGAGCAGAACAATATGTCAGTGGAGCAGGTCGCCAAGCAACTCGCCAGACGCATGGATGATTTTCAGGGAACCCTAAACTGGTATTGCACTGATTTTTGGTCTGAGGAATTCGACTTGGATATTCTCGCCCTGAAACAGGAAATTGATCATCTTATCGGCTATCGTCCCCATGCCCTCTCGTTTCTTGAAGTCCTGGGAACCCATAACAAGCAACGTGTTCTGGTAACCAATGCTCATCGCGACAGCGTTGATCTAAAGTTCGCCCTAACCGGTATTGACGCGCATCTTGACTCGGTTATCTCCTCTCATGACTACGGCCAGCCAAAAGAAGACCAGCGCTTCTGGCGGCAACTACAGGAGAATATTAATTTCGACCCAAAACGCACTCTGTTTATCGATGACTCGGAACCGGTACTGCGCTCTGCCGAGAAATTTGGTATTGCCCATTTGCTCTCCATAGAACAACCGGACAGTCAGAACGCTCGACGCCAGCCGTCCAACTTCCCAATGCTCGATTCATTTGCTCATCTTATGACCAGCGAAGGGTTGGCTTAA
- a CDS encoding S4 domain-containing protein, producing the protein MDKVRIDKWLWAARFFKTRSLAKSAIESGKVHIDGNKSKASRQLEMGTILTIRQGFDSKTVKVIGLSEQRRGAPEALLLYAETAESIALREKDSALRKAANGSLISDGKPNKKQRRQIHRFLSN; encoded by the coding sequence GTGGACAAAGTGCGCATTGATAAATGGCTATGGGCCGCGCGGTTTTTTAAAACGCGCTCTCTGGCTAAGTCCGCCATCGAAAGCGGCAAGGTTCACATAGATGGCAACAAATCCAAAGCCAGCCGACAGTTAGAAATGGGCACCATTTTGACCATTCGCCAGGGCTTTGACAGTAAAACCGTCAAGGTTATAGGTCTATCAGAACAGCGCCGTGGCGCACCAGAGGCACTCTTGCTCTACGCTGAAACTGCTGAGAGTATCGCCCTGAGAGAGAAAGACAGCGCTCTGCGCAAAGCAGCCAATGGCTCATTGATCAGCGACGGTAAACCGAACAAAAAACAGCGTCGCCAGATTCACCGTTTTTTAAGTAATTAA
- the hslO gene encoding Hsp33 family molecular chaperone HslO, with protein MNNKDNDTLQRFIFESTDIRGEITTLSTSYLDLLALQKYPPQVALLFGEFLAAASLLSSSLKHSGMITVQANGNGPIKAIMAECSQDNKLRGIVRGDFENLASLSTLQELLGKATLAITLEPEGRERYQGVVPLDDDNLSKCLEFYFYQSEQLPTKIKLASNSEIATGLFIQQLPSSGDPEESLEDWQRVATLFETLSSNEQLQLSHNDQLYRLFHEQKLRLFDAKPMQFSCSCSRQRTENALLSLGRKEVLELSEEQGLIMIHCQFCSQEYRFTAADVTQLFDPPQPLLH; from the coding sequence ATGAATAATAAAGACAACGACACACTTCAGCGCTTCATCTTCGAGAGCACCGATATCCGTGGTGAAATCACTACTCTATCCACAAGCTATCTGGACCTTTTAGCGCTACAAAAATACCCTCCTCAGGTAGCACTGCTGTTTGGCGAATTTCTTGCCGCAGCAAGCCTTCTGAGCTCGAGCCTAAAGCACAGCGGTATGATCACCGTGCAAGCCAACGGCAATGGCCCGATAAAAGCCATCATGGCCGAATGCTCCCAGGACAATAAGCTGCGCGGCATAGTGCGCGGCGACTTTGAGAATCTTGCAAGTTTGAGCACATTGCAAGAGCTGCTCGGCAAGGCGACACTGGCCATCACCCTCGAACCCGAGGGCCGAGAGCGCTATCAGGGTGTTGTGCCTCTCGATGATGATAATCTCAGCAAGTGTCTCGAATTCTATTTTTACCAATCGGAACAGCTGCCGACCAAGATCAAGCTAGCCTCGAACTCAGAAATTGCCACCGGATTATTTATCCAACAGCTGCCCTCCTCCGGTGATCCCGAAGAAAGCTTAGAAGACTGGCAGCGCGTCGCGACCCTATTTGAAACTCTTTCTAGCAACGAACAACTGCAACTCTCTCATAATGACCAGTTATATCGATTATTCCATGAGCAGAAACTGCGCCTGTTTGATGCCAAACCCATGCAGTTTTCCTGCAGCTGTTCAAGGCAGAGAACCGAGAACGCACTACTCTCTCTGGGACGCAAAGAAGTCCTTGAACTGTCCGAAGAGCAGGGCTTGATCATGATTCACTGCCAGTTTTGCTCACAGGAATACCGCTTTACCGCGGCTGACGTCACTCAGTTATTTGATCCTCCACAGCCTCTGCTACACTAA